One window from the genome of Polypterus senegalus isolate Bchr_013 unplaced genomic scaffold, ASM1683550v1 scaffold_285, whole genome shotgun sequence encodes:
- the LOC120522514 gene encoding butyrophilin subfamily 1 member A1-like, whose protein sequence is MNLQMRWTLLILLFLHNTDISWADSFIVVGPSKPVVTYVGEDVVLPASLSPALNAEAFEVRWFTTDFRTPELLYTNYNIGRQTDTRRTLSRDNLKNGNVSLIIRNVRVSDDQLYRCYVYLGQRDDETRVSLTVEVLGAQPSISMSSTEGQKTRLECSAEKWNPQPEVTWRDMNGADVTSQSTIKSERDSEGLLRVSSVLPVKEEYNVFSCLMRSKAPKPDWHSGLGIYSFSPGVSGWLVAFCVLLVLCLVVTPLLVIQWRRMRETNTRYDSIVGFLPIWFLHKEIEKSQRVTNAEWRRICSSAADVTFDPETAHPCLIVSEDGKEVRDTDTWQRVTNNPKRFNHCVNVLAREGFTSGRHYWEVEVGGRLRGI, encoded by the exons ATGAACCTTCAGATGCGATGGACTCTTCTTATCTTATTGTTTCTACACAACACAGATATCTCCTGGGCAg ACAGCTTCATCGTTGTTGGTCCTTCTAAGCCCGTCGTCACTTATGTCGGTGAAGATGTGGTCCTGCCAGCCTCCCTCTCACCAGCTCTTAATGCTGAGGCCTTTGAAGTGAGGTGGTTTACAACGGACTTCAGGACACCAGAGCTGTTATACACCAATTACAATATCGGGAGACAGACTGACACAAGAAGAACTCTGAGCAGAGACAACCTCAAGAATGGCAACGTGTCTCTAATAATCAGAAATGTCCGTGTTTCTGATGATCAACTCTACAGGTGTTATGTGTACTTAGGACAAAGAGATGATGAGACTCGGGTCTCACTCACTGTTGAAG TTTTAGGTGCTCAGCCCTCCATTTCTATGAGCTCCACTGAAGGCCAGAAGACCCGACTGGAGTGCAGCGCTGAGAAGTGGAACCCCCAACCAGAAGTCACCTGGAGGGACATGAATGGGGCAGACGTGACGTCACAGTCCACAATAAAGTCAGAGCGGGACTCCGAGGGTCTTCTGAGAGTGAGCAGCGTCCTCCCGGTGAAGGAGGAGTACAACGTGTTCAGCTGTCTGATGAGAAGTAAAGCACCAAAGCCAGACTGGCACTCCGGACTTGGCATCTACA GTTTCTCCCCAGGGGTCTCTGGCTGGTTGGTGGCTTTCTGCGTCTTGTTGGTTCTTTGCTTAGTGGTGACTCCCCTGCTGGTCATTCAATGGAGAAGAATGAGAG AAACAAACACCAGATATGATTCAATAG TTGGATTCCTTCCTATTTGGTTCCTGCACAAGGAAATTG AAAAGTCACAACGCGTCACCAATGCAG AATGGAGGAGAATATGCAGCTCAGCAG ctgATGTCACTTTTGACCCTGAGACTGCACATCCATGTCTCATTGTGTCTGAAGATGGGAAAGAagtgagagacacagacacatggCAGAGAGTGACGAACAATCCAAAGAGGTTTAACCACTGTGTTAATGTCCTGGCCAGAGAAGGATTTACGTCAGGGAGACACTACTGGGAGGTGGAGGTCGGGGGAAGACTGCGTGGGATTTAG